A genomic window from Fibrobacterota bacterium includes:
- a CDS encoding glycosyltransferase — protein MTNAPMSVPKSPGPIRVGHVLTSLSEGGLERFSLTLATSLPKDGFDVRIYALLRKNPWLEAFQERGIPVTVIGAENRPGLRSWPINAWALIRLAWHLRRDRIEVIHAPDFYPAAMARMASVLARVPGRVHTLHSVYDWYSPSVFRIQRLLGFFTDAVTAVSMPVLDYSRSREHQPDAKYRLIHNGADEHRFRPDLEARCLERRRHGWKEDDLVVGAVGARTPRKGHPLLAEGIVPLMKRDPKLRLAILGAVSDRYPDTRPEVERIARAHGVLDRVHFLEPRDDVERFFAAIDVHCMPSEVEGLSFAAIEGILSGCVSVFSDLPAFRELVVPGKTGYLFQRNDPASLRQMLVQALSIRYWDSRFVDRCRAQAVERFGQSRMVNLYAELYQEILVGKGRVCKELSEDRILESV, from the coding sequence TTGACCAACGCACCAATGTCCGTTCCAAAGAGTCCAGGCCCGATCCGGGTTGGTCATGTCCTGACTTCCCTCTCCGAGGGGGGGCTGGAGCGCTTTTCCCTGACTTTGGCCACCAGCCTGCCCAAGGATGGATTCGACGTCCGGATCTATGCGCTGCTGCGGAAAAATCCGTGGCTGGAGGCCTTCCAGGAGCGGGGAATTCCCGTCACGGTCATCGGTGCGGAAAACCGGCCTGGATTGCGGTCTTGGCCGATCAACGCATGGGCGTTGATCCGCTTGGCGTGGCATCTGCGTCGTGACCGCATCGAAGTGATCCATGCGCCGGATTTCTATCCCGCTGCCATGGCCAGGATGGCGTCGGTACTGGCTCGGGTTCCGGGGCGCGTGCACACGCTCCACAGCGTCTACGACTGGTACTCCCCTTCGGTTTTTCGAATTCAACGCTTGCTGGGATTTTTCACCGATGCCGTCACGGCAGTGTCCATGCCTGTGCTGGATTACTCCCGAAGCCGGGAGCATCAACCCGACGCGAAGTATCGCCTGATCCACAACGGCGCGGACGAGCATCGTTTTCGCCCCGATCTCGAGGCGCGTTGTTTGGAGCGCAGAAGGCACGGCTGGAAGGAGGACGATCTGGTGGTCGGAGCGGTCGGTGCACGGACGCCGCGCAAGGGGCATCCTTTGCTCGCCGAAGGCATCGTTCCCCTGATGAAGCGGGACCCGAAACTTCGGCTGGCCATCCTGGGTGCCGTTTCCGATCGCTATCCGGATACCAGGCCCGAGGTCGAACGGATCGCCCGGGCACACGGAGTGCTGGATCGGGTCCATTTTCTCGAGCCTCGGGACGATGTGGAAAGGTTCTTCGCCGCCATCGATGTCCATTGCATGCCCTCCGAAGTGGAAGGCCTCAGCTTCGCGGCCATCGAGGGAATCTTGAGTGGTTGCGTTTCCGTATTTTCCGATCTGCCAGCTTTCCGCGAACTGGTGGTGCCAGGGAAAACAGGCTACCTCTTCCAAAGGAACGATCCTGCATCGCTGCGGCAGATGCTGGTCCAGGCGCTGTCGATACGCTATTGGGATTCCCGTTTCGTGGATCGCTGCCGAGCCCAGGCGGTCGAACGATTCGGCCAGTCTCGCATGGTGAACCTCTATGCCGAGTTGTACCAGGAAATCCTGGTCGGCAAGGGAAGGGTCTGCAAGGAATTGTCGGAAGATCGCATTCTGGAGTCCGTTTGA
- the uvrA gene encoding excinuclease ABC subunit UvrA, with the protein MGNTLRVVGAHEHNLKNVSVDLPRDQLVVLTGVSGSGKSSLAFDTIFREGQRRYVESLSSYARQFIGQMGKPAVEHVEGLSPSICIDQKTVNRNPRSTVGTTTEILDHLRLLFARLGEARCPVCSEPIEARTPGQIADRLLFDRPDQDCLLMAPVVRRRKGEYRAEQEEWKAQGYRYARIDGTLHDLETAKELERYENHTLELVLDRLRIEEKSLPRLREGIQKALQLAEGVVSILTGPEAFSGKGQEGVFSALRACPNGHVELPELEPRCFSFNHPSGACPECKGLGVLRSFDEDLLVPDPRKSLAERALAAITDKGTLMFSDWGPREIKAIASRHGFKIDTRWKDIPASGRRALLRDGVPERGLRGAIPVLQELYDQWNIRLLERFQRSCLCPSCHGSRLGVVSRTVKFRQTGIHDLTRMTIAELAKFFRDVKPNEFEVKVGREIFREIRERIFFLEAVGLDYLSLDRSAATLSGGEAQRIRLAAQVGSGLQGVLYVLDEPSIGLHPRDNRRLLDTLRRLRDRGNSVLVVEHDQETMQEADHVVDIGPGAGSLGGTIVGQGRWTDLVATEGSPTGQYLSGREGVPMPRTRRSCGKDVPRITVTGCKAHNLKGVDLSLPLGRFVALVGVSGSGKSTFLDHILGPALANELQGAEREVGEHGRIDGIEHLDKVIEIDQAPIGRTPRSNPATYTGVFDEIRNLFAALPESKARGYKAGRFSFNVAGGRCEECEGAGSKDVEMQLLANVQVECEECGGKRFNPPTLEVHFKGKTISDVLEMTIDEALEFFQAVPKIARGLKTLQDIGLGYVKIGQPSTTLSGGEAQRIKLATELQKPSTGRTLYLLDEPTTGLHFQDVSRLVVALQELVERGNTVMVVEHNLDLVRAADWVLDLGPEGGAKGGYLCAEGTPEQVAKAKKSPTGPYLARAIEAGLAMRSNPSNPSGPSVRTQNFASPRSGSPPPTNRDGDPALPMAAEPAVQPDLDIRVRGACKHNLKNISVRIPRHSLTVVTGPSGSGKTSLAFNTLFAEGQRRFVESLSTYARRFLGRLDRGEADSIDGLSPAIAIDQKTASRSPRSTVATLTEIYDYLRLLWCRAGIQHDPATGNILRSWSAAEAADAALKAADGQILSVWAPLHLPASGLPLFLSAPSQLPRVAEQLLELGFEVAEAAGKEIDLRKPSTPKDGCRVFVRVDRLKARSGERKRLLEAVLRARDEAHGICLFRWDGGELWTGAQPLDAASGYWQKEPWEPKHFSFNSHFGACPACEGLGGSKSKPCPVCHGERLRPETAAVKVAGKRLPEFVKSTVDEALAFVKTLKLKGAAAEIAIPVVRELRGRLEFLSDVGVGYLSLDRSGNTLSGGEAQRIRLASQIGSGLEGVLYVLDEPTTGLHQRDTAKLVQTLRRMRDLGNTVVVVEHDPELIRSADHVVDMGPGAGEEGGEVVASGTFDQILSHPTSRTSAYLSGRRSISRKVLPVQKAEWIRLRGGTLHNLKEVDVDIPMARMTAIAGVSGSGKSSLALDLLVPALEAAKAGRKKCPGLKSVSVGEEIQEIVLVDQSPIGTTPRSTPASFCGIWEHIREFFAALPESKAKGWDRRRFQFNGGNGRCPVCEGRGAVELEMHFLSDVWVKCDACEGKRFDPDTLAIRFRGKSVADVLAMRVDEAKEFFSFHRKTRTMLETLESLGLGYLRLGQPATELSGGESQRLKLAEELGRNRRGRAVYILDEPTTGLHLSDIDLLVQAMDLLVARGDTVVVVEHQLDVLGACDWLVELGPEGGAAGGNVLFQGPPGVLPARTPTGAAIRSYRAGIRNLS; encoded by the coding sequence ATGGGAAACACACTCCGTGTCGTGGGGGCGCACGAACACAACCTGAAGAACGTCTCGGTGGACCTTCCGCGCGACCAACTGGTGGTGCTGACTGGCGTGTCGGGTTCCGGCAAATCGAGCCTCGCCTTCGATACGATCTTCCGTGAGGGCCAGCGTCGTTACGTGGAAAGCCTGTCCAGCTACGCCCGCCAGTTCATCGGGCAGATGGGCAAACCCGCCGTCGAGCATGTCGAGGGGTTGTCGCCGTCCATCTGCATCGACCAGAAAACGGTCAACCGGAACCCTCGATCCACCGTGGGGACCACCACGGAAATCCTCGACCATCTTCGCTTGTTGTTCGCGCGTTTGGGGGAGGCGCGCTGCCCCGTGTGCTCCGAGCCGATCGAAGCCCGCACACCTGGACAAATCGCGGATCGTTTGTTGTTCGATCGACCCGACCAGGACTGTCTGCTGATGGCGCCCGTGGTGCGCCGACGCAAGGGCGAATACCGTGCCGAACAGGAGGAGTGGAAAGCCCAGGGGTACCGCTACGCCCGCATCGACGGAACGCTGCACGACCTGGAAACGGCCAAGGAACTGGAACGCTACGAGAACCACACTCTGGAGCTGGTGCTGGATCGCCTGCGCATCGAAGAGAAGAGTCTTCCCCGTTTGCGCGAGGGTATCCAGAAGGCACTCCAACTGGCCGAGGGGGTCGTCTCCATATTGACCGGTCCCGAGGCGTTTTCCGGCAAAGGTCAGGAAGGCGTGTTCTCCGCGTTGCGGGCGTGTCCCAACGGGCATGTGGAGCTGCCGGAGCTCGAGCCGCGGTGCTTTTCCTTCAACCACCCTTCGGGCGCTTGTCCGGAGTGCAAGGGCTTGGGGGTGCTGCGCAGTTTCGACGAAGACCTGCTGGTGCCGGATCCCCGCAAATCCCTGGCGGAGCGCGCGTTGGCGGCGATCACCGACAAGGGCACGTTGATGTTCAGCGATTGGGGCCCGCGCGAGATCAAGGCCATCGCCTCGCGTCACGGTTTCAAGATCGACACTCGCTGGAAGGACATTCCGGCGTCGGGCCGCCGGGCCTTGCTGCGCGACGGCGTGCCGGAGCGCGGTCTGCGCGGAGCGATCCCGGTCTTGCAGGAATTGTACGACCAGTGGAACATCCGGCTTCTGGAACGCTTCCAGCGTTCCTGCCTCTGCCCTTCCTGCCACGGAAGCCGCCTGGGCGTGGTCAGTCGCACGGTCAAATTCCGTCAAACCGGGATCCACGATCTCACCCGGATGACCATCGCGGAATTGGCGAAGTTCTTCCGCGACGTGAAGCCGAACGAATTCGAAGTCAAGGTGGGACGCGAGATCTTCCGGGAAATCCGCGAGCGGATCTTCTTCTTGGAGGCGGTCGGGCTCGACTACCTCTCGCTGGATCGCTCCGCCGCCACGCTTTCCGGGGGAGAAGCCCAGCGCATCCGCCTGGCCGCCCAGGTGGGATCCGGTCTCCAGGGCGTGTTGTACGTGCTCGACGAACCGTCGATCGGCCTGCATCCGCGCGACAACCGCCGATTGCTGGACACCTTGCGCCGTCTGCGCGACCGGGGGAACTCGGTGCTGGTGGTGGAGCACGACCAGGAAACCATGCAGGAAGCCGACCACGTGGTGGACATCGGTCCTGGCGCGGGCAGCCTGGGCGGGACCATCGTGGGGCAGGGGCGATGGACGGACCTGGTGGCCACGGAAGGTTCGCCGACGGGACAGTATTTGTCTGGACGGGAAGGTGTCCCGATGCCCCGGACCCGCAGGTCGTGCGGCAAGGACGTGCCGCGCATCACGGTGACAGGCTGCAAGGCCCACAATCTCAAGGGAGTCGATCTGTCCCTTCCGTTGGGACGGTTCGTGGCGCTGGTCGGGGTCTCCGGATCCGGCAAGAGCACGTTTCTGGACCACATCCTGGGGCCTGCCTTGGCGAACGAACTCCAGGGCGCCGAACGCGAGGTGGGCGAACACGGACGCATCGACGGCATCGAGCATCTGGACAAGGTCATCGAGATCGACCAGGCGCCCATCGGTCGCACGCCACGCTCCAATCCCGCCACCTACACCGGCGTGTTCGACGAGATCCGCAACCTGTTCGCGGCCCTTCCCGAGTCCAAGGCGCGCGGCTACAAGGCCGGACGTTTTTCGTTCAACGTGGCGGGCGGGCGTTGCGAGGAGTGCGAGGGCGCCGGCTCCAAGGACGTGGAGATGCAGCTTCTGGCCAACGTGCAGGTGGAATGCGAGGAGTGCGGCGGCAAACGCTTCAATCCTCCCACCCTGGAAGTCCACTTCAAAGGGAAGACAATTTCCGACGTCCTGGAGATGACCATCGACGAGGCGTTGGAGTTCTTCCAGGCGGTCCCCAAGATCGCTCGCGGTTTGAAGACGTTGCAGGACATCGGACTGGGATATGTGAAGATCGGGCAGCCTTCCACCACGCTTTCCGGTGGCGAGGCCCAACGCATCAAGCTGGCCACCGAACTGCAGAAGCCTTCCACGGGACGGACCCTCTACCTGTTGGACGAGCCCACCACGGGCCTGCATTTCCAGGACGTCTCGCGGCTGGTGGTCGCTCTCCAGGAACTGGTGGAGCGCGGAAACACGGTGATGGTGGTCGAGCACAACCTGGATCTGGTGCGTGCCGCCGATTGGGTGCTGGACCTGGGACCCGAAGGCGGCGCCAAAGGGGGATACCTCTGCGCCGAAGGCACGCCGGAACAGGTCGCCAAGGCCAAGAAGTCGCCGACCGGACCGTACCTGGCCCGCGCCATCGAGGCAGGCCTAGCCATGCGATCCAATCCATCCAATCCATCCGGTCCATCCGTAAGGACGCAAAATTTTGCGTCCCCACGATCAGGATCACCCCCACCGACGAACAGGGATGGCGATCCTGCCCTGCCCATGGCCGCCGAACCCGCCGTTCAGCCCGACCTCGACATCCGCGTGCGTGGAGCTTGCAAGCACAACCTGAAAAACATTTCGGTGCGCATCCCTCGCCATTCGCTGACCGTGGTGACGGGCCCCAGCGGATCCGGCAAGACCAGTCTGGCCTTCAATACCCTGTTCGCCGAAGGCCAGCGCCGCTTCGTGGAATCCCTTTCCACCTACGCCCGGCGCTTCCTGGGACGTCTGGATCGCGGCGAGGCGGATTCGATCGACGGACTTTCTCCCGCCATCGCCATCGACCAGAAGACGGCCTCGCGCTCGCCGCGTTCCACCGTGGCCACCTTGACAGAAATCTACGACTACCTGCGTCTGCTGTGGTGCAGGGCGGGCATCCAGCACGATCCGGCCACCGGGAACATCCTCCGGTCCTGGAGCGCGGCCGAAGCGGCGGATGCCGCGCTCAAGGCGGCGGATGGGCAAATACTGTCCGTGTGGGCGCCGTTGCACCTGCCCGCCTCCGGATTGCCCTTGTTCCTCAGCGCGCCTTCGCAGCTTCCCCGCGTGGCGGAACAGTTGTTGGAACTCGGGTTCGAAGTGGCCGAGGCCGCGGGAAAGGAAATCGATCTGCGGAAACCCTCCACGCCCAAGGACGGTTGCCGGGTGTTCGTGCGCGTGGATCGATTGAAGGCCCGTTCGGGAGAGCGCAAGCGTCTTTTGGAAGCCGTGTTGCGCGCCCGGGACGAGGCGCACGGGATCTGTTTGTTCCGGTGGGATGGCGGAGAGCTCTGGACGGGTGCCCAGCCTCTGGATGCGGCGTCCGGGTATTGGCAGAAGGAACCCTGGGAGCCCAAGCACTTTTCCTTCAACAGCCACTTCGGGGCATGCCCGGCCTGCGAAGGTCTGGGCGGATCGAAGTCCAAGCCGTGTCCGGTGTGCCACGGCGAAAGGCTGCGTCCGGAAACCGCGGCGGTGAAGGTGGCCGGCAAGAGGCTTCCGGAATTTGTCAAGTCGACGGTGGACGAGGCCCTGGCTTTCGTGAAGACCCTCAAGCTCAAGGGCGCCGCCGCCGAGATCGCGATACCGGTGGTCCGCGAGTTGCGCGGGAGGTTGGAATTTCTTTCCGACGTGGGGGTGGGGTATCTCTCGCTCGATCGCTCGGGAAACACCCTTTCCGGAGGCGAGGCGCAACGCATCCGGCTGGCCAGCCAGATCGGTTCGGGCCTGGAGGGTGTGCTGTACGTGCTGGACGAGCCCACCACGGGGCTGCACCAGCGCGACACCGCCAAGCTCGTGCAGACCCTGCGGCGGATGCGGGACCTGGGCAACACGGTGGTGGTGGTGGAACACGACCCCGAATTGATCCGCAGTGCAGACCACGTGGTGGACATGGGTCCTGGCGCGGGCGAAGAAGGCGGCGAAGTGGTCGCCTCCGGAACGTTTGATCAGATTCTGTCGCATCCGACCAGCCGCACTTCCGCCTATCTGTCCGGTCGGCGTTCGATCTCGCGCAAGGTCCTGCCCGTGCAGAAGGCGGAATGGATCCGGTTGCGCGGCGGAACTCTCCACAACCTCAAGGAGGTCGATGTCGACATCCCGATGGCGCGGATGACCGCCATCGCCGGTGTTTCCGGATCCGGGAAGAGTTCCCTCGCACTGGATCTGCTGGTGCCCGCGCTGGAGGCGGCCAAGGCAGGTCGCAAGAAGTGCCCGGGTCTCAAGTCGGTATCGGTCGGCGAGGAGATCCAGGAGATCGTGTTGGTGGACCAAAGTCCGATCGGCACCACGCCTCGTTCCACTCCAGCCAGCTTTTGCGGGATCTGGGAGCACATCCGCGAGTTCTTCGCGGCCTTGCCCGAGTCTAAGGCCAAGGGCTGGGACCGCCGTCGTTTCCAATTCAACGGAGGGAATGGTCGTTGCCCGGTTTGCGAGGGACGCGGCGCCGTGGAGCTGGAAATGCATTTTCTCTCGGATGTGTGGGTGAAGTGCGACGCCTGCGAAGGAAAACGGTTCGATCCCGATACCTTGGCCATCCGGTTCCGGGGGAAGAGCGTGGCGGATGTGCTGGCGATGCGGGTGGACGAGGCGAAGGAATTCTTCTCCTTCCATCGCAAGACGCGCACGATGCTGGAAACCCTCGAGTCCCTCGGACTGGGTTACCTCCGCTTGGGGCAGCCTGCCACGGAACTCTCCGGTGGTGAGTCGCAGCGGCTGAAGTTGGCCGAAGAGCTGGGAAGGAATCGACGCGGGCGCGCCGTCTACATCCTCGATGAGCCAACCACGGGTCTACACCTGTCAGACATCGATCTTTTGGTGCAGGCGATGGATCTCCTCGTCGCGCGTGGCGACACGGTGGTCGTGGTGGAGCATCAACTGGACGTGCTGGGCGCGTGCGATTGGCTGGTGGAGCTGGGGCCGGAGGGTGGGGCGGCCGGTGGAAACGTCTTGTTCCAAGGGCCTCCGGGGGTGTTGCCTGCCAGGACTCCGACGGGCGCTGCGATCCGCTCGTACCGGGCTGGCATACGGAATCTTTCCTGA
- a CDS encoding GAF domain-containing protein, producing the protein MPVAQIQLSSPQRLRRLAKACFGIGALLGAGAFLHFPDPVHLSLGLIGAAITFVLGRELLHQLDQAFLEQTQALRSQSRSEAVLQARVRLMAEAPRTSLHDFLVLTLDEVERFTDSKVSFYHFVDPDQENIHLQAWSTQTAKVYCHATGAGQHYGLSKAGVWADCVRQRKAVMHNDYASLPGKKGLPAGHAALIRELVVPIFREDKIVAILGVGNKESFYDDDDVGMVSLFADIAWGLAERKMAELELETYRKRLEDMVQERELRYSVLFDSGNDAIFVTEIDSEFPGAFVEVNAVACTSLGYSRAELLALSPNDICPWDDLAQFQEIKERLLEDQRCIYEATLVAKSGESIPVEVSARLLQWQGRRWTLSIARNIADRKRSEAELKQAITRAESASRVKSEFLANMSHEIRTPLNAVIGFSELLAGMETTPDQMNYIESIRSSGRGLLRLINDILDMSKMEAGRMRIAATPTDLRHLLDELVRMFGAQVQEKRIALESRIEEGLPAAVLVDEIRLRQIMLNLVGNAIKFTSQGKVSLHARARPSPTDADRVDLEFQVTDTGVGIAREEQEMIFDAFEQSHGTDSRRFGGTGLGLAISRKLAGLMGGEIRLESHPGAGSTFSVLLPGLPVVDSGSATLQKPEDFNSVRFTGGRVLVVDDVECNRMLMREILAQVGLEAMEAENGEVALLLANESRPELILMDLRMPVLDGMEATRRLRGNTATADIPVVALTASVDRTNSPELMAAKFDGFLGKPIELPSLVKTLDRWFSRAAIQPATAADPLPDPSPGDAAIEASTALVASFRTRSAFGLNFGSVQILSQDLSETARVRNLPDLAALAARLAEAGRSFDVRAIERILQKLERTA; encoded by the coding sequence ATGCCCGTCGCCCAAATCCAATTGTCCAGCCCACAACGCCTTCGCCGTCTGGCAAAGGCGTGCTTCGGAATTGGAGCCTTGCTGGGCGCGGGAGCGTTCCTCCATTTCCCCGATCCGGTGCACCTATCGCTGGGATTGATCGGCGCGGCCATCACGTTTGTCTTGGGAAGGGAGCTGCTGCATCAGCTCGACCAAGCCTTTCTGGAGCAAACGCAAGCGCTCCGCAGCCAAAGCCGGTCGGAGGCGGTCCTTCAGGCTCGCGTGCGTCTGATGGCCGAAGCACCTCGGACAAGCCTCCATGATTTTCTGGTGCTGACGCTGGATGAAGTGGAGCGCTTCACGGATAGCAAAGTGTCGTTCTACCACTTCGTCGATCCAGACCAGGAAAACATCCACCTGCAAGCGTGGTCGACCCAAACCGCCAAGGTCTACTGCCATGCCACGGGCGCAGGCCAGCACTATGGACTTTCCAAGGCCGGTGTGTGGGCGGACTGTGTGCGCCAGCGCAAAGCGGTCATGCACAACGACTACGCCTCGTTGCCAGGGAAGAAAGGACTTCCGGCAGGGCACGCCGCCTTGATCCGCGAACTGGTGGTTCCCATTTTCCGCGAGGACAAGATCGTGGCGATCCTCGGAGTGGGAAACAAGGAAAGCTTTTACGACGACGACGATGTGGGGATGGTCAGCCTGTTCGCCGACATCGCCTGGGGTCTTGCCGAGCGGAAGATGGCCGAACTGGAGCTGGAGACGTATCGCAAGCGATTGGAAGACATGGTCCAAGAACGCGAGTTGAGATACTCCGTCCTGTTCGACAGCGGCAACGATGCGATCTTCGTGACAGAAATCGACAGCGAATTTCCGGGAGCCTTCGTCGAGGTCAACGCCGTCGCCTGTACCAGCCTGGGGTATTCCCGGGCGGAGCTCCTGGCGCTGAGCCCGAACGACATCTGCCCTTGGGATGATCTTGCGCAATTCCAGGAAATCAAAGAGCGGCTCCTCGAGGACCAGCGCTGCATCTACGAAGCCACGCTCGTAGCGAAATCCGGCGAATCGATCCCCGTGGAGGTTTCCGCACGCCTTCTGCAATGGCAGGGGCGGCGCTGGACCCTTTCGATCGCCCGCAACATCGCGGATCGGAAACGATCGGAAGCCGAGTTGAAGCAGGCGATCACCCGGGCGGAATCCGCAAGTCGCGTCAAAAGCGAATTCCTCGCCAACATGAGCCACGAGATCCGCACCCCTCTGAACGCGGTGATCGGATTCAGCGAACTTCTCGCGGGGATGGAAACCACGCCCGACCAGATGAACTACATCGAGTCCATCCGTTCCAGTGGCAGAGGGCTCCTGCGACTGATCAACGACATCCTCGACATGTCGAAGATGGAAGCGGGCCGGATGCGGATCGCCGCCACCCCGACCGACCTGCGCCATCTGCTCGACGAGCTGGTCCGGATGTTCGGGGCGCAGGTGCAGGAGAAGCGGATCGCCCTCGAATCCCGCATCGAGGAAGGCCTGCCTGCCGCCGTTCTCGTGGACGAAATCCGTCTCCGCCAGATCATGCTCAACCTCGTCGGGAACGCGATCAAGTTCACCAGCCAGGGAAAGGTTTCCCTGCACGCGCGGGCGCGTCCATCCCCGACCGACGCGGATCGGGTCGACCTCGAATTCCAGGTGACCGATACCGGCGTGGGCATCGCGAGGGAAGAGCAGGAAATGATCTTCGATGCCTTCGAACAAAGCCACGGAACGGACTCCCGCCGGTTCGGCGGAACGGGATTGGGGCTGGCCATCTCCCGGAAGCTCGCCGGACTGATGGGTGGTGAAATCCGTTTGGAAAGCCATCCCGGGGCGGGATCGACCTTCAGCGTCCTTCTGCCGGGCCTTCCCGTGGTGGACTCCGGGTCCGCGACCCTCCAGAAACCGGAGGACTTCAACTCCGTACGTTTCACCGGCGGGCGGGTTCTGGTGGTGGACGATGTCGAGTGCAATCGCATGCTGATGCGGGAAATCCTCGCACAGGTCGGTTTGGAAGCCATGGAAGCGGAAAACGGCGAAGTCGCCCTTCTCCTGGCGAACGAATCCCGGCCCGAACTGATCCTGATGGACCTGCGGATGCCGGTCCTCGACGGCATGGAGGCCACTCGCAGACTTCGCGGGAACACGGCCACCGCCGACATTCCCGTCGTCGCCTTGACCGCATCGGTCGATCGGACGAACTCGCCCGAGTTGATGGCGGCGAAGTTCGATGGGTTCCTGGGCAAGCCCATCGAACTTCCATCCCTCGTCAAGACGCTGGATCGCTGGTTCTCCCGGGCAGCGATCCAACCCGCGACGGCCGCCGATCCGCTGCCGGACCCGTCGCCTGGCGATGCGGCGATCGAAGCGTCCACCGCCCTCGTGGCCTCCTTCCGGACTCGTTCGGCGTTCGGATTGAATTTCGGATCGGTTCAAATTCTGTCACAAGATCTTTCGGAAACGGCGAGGGTCCGGAACCTTCCCGACCTCGCCGCGCTCGCCGCGCGACTGGCGGAGGCCGGACGGAGCTTCGACGTGAGAGCCATCGAACGGATCCTGCAAAAACTGGAAAGGACGGCGTAG
- a CDS encoding response regulator produces MDFLKEILIVEDNPANVQVLAGILDREGYEVSVCLTGEQALEFLATHSVGLILLDVNMPGIDGYETCRRLRESPAMRWVPVIFLTARIEPEDIVKGFRAGGMDYVGKPFQPEELLARVRTHLELRRAREEIAELRSLVPVCAWCRKVRSEKGAWQTVEEYIRDHSAASISHGICPDCKTKILKEE; encoded by the coding sequence ATGGACTTCCTGAAGGAAATCCTCATCGTCGAAGACAACCCCGCCAACGTCCAGGTCCTGGCGGGAATCCTGGATCGCGAGGGTTACGAGGTTTCCGTCTGCCTCACCGGCGAACAAGCCCTGGAATTCCTGGCGACGCACTCCGTGGGGCTGATCCTCCTGGATGTGAACATGCCGGGCATCGATGGTTACGAAACCTGCAGACGCCTGCGGGAATCGCCCGCGATGCGCTGGGTTCCCGTCATTTTCCTCACCGCGCGCATCGAACCCGAGGACATCGTCAAAGGATTCCGTGCCGGGGGGATGGACTACGTCGGGAAGCCTTTCCAACCCGAAGAACTCCTCGCGCGGGTCCGCACCCACCTGGAATTGCGCCGCGCCCGCGAAGAAATCGCCGAATTGCGCTCGCTTGTACCGGTGTGCGCATGGTGTCGCAAGGTTCGCAGCGAGAAAGGGGCATGGCAGACCGTGGAGGAATACATCAGGGATCACAGCGCCGCTTCCATCTCCCACGGCATTTGCCCCGATTGCAAGACCAAGATCCTGAAGGAAGAATGA